TTCAGCCCTTCTGACGAAATCTTCATTTCCGGTCATCTCTGCCAGTCTGAGCAGGTTCAGGGTACTTATTGAATTTGCGGAAGGTTCTGCACCGTCATACTCCTCTTTGATTCGTAGCGGAACGGTGTGGTCATCAATGGCTGTACTGAAATAGCCTCCCTGTGCATTGTCGTAAAAGAGGGTGTTCTGTATTTCTGCAAGTTGAAGAGCTATTTGCAGATAGCGTACTTCGGAAGAGGCTTCATAGAGGTCTGTCAGCCCCTGGACCAAAAAAGCATAATCTTCTGCCTTGCCTGCAATGGCCGCGTTGCCGTCGCGATAGCGGCGAAGCAGGCGCCCATTGGCTTGATCATAGAGCGTTTCAAGAATAAAGTTTGCAGCTTCCCGGGCTGCTGCAAGGAAGGTTTCGTTGTGCAGTACCTGGTATCCTTTTGCGAGGGCGGAAATCATCAGCCCATTCCATGCCGTGAGTATTTTGTCATCAAGAAATGCTCTTGGTCTTCTGCTTCTTGCGTGATACAGTTTTGTGCGGGCGTCGTCAAGTGCCGCCCTGATCTCTTCGACTGTTTTTCCGAATGTATCTGCACACTCTTCATCTGTGGCTTGTTGCATCAGGATATTTTTACCGTTGAACTCTCCATGCGGATCGTACTCGGCATTGCCTTCATCCCTGATGCCGTAGGTAAAGGAGAAGATGGTGGCAAGCTCTTCGTCAGCGAGAGTTTCGCGGATTTCATCGGCGCTCCAAAGATAGAGTGCTCCTTCCTGCTTCTGTTCGCTTCCATGAGTGAGAAGAGTGTCGGCATCTTCAGCCGAGTAGAACCCTCCTTGCGGCGATCTCATGTCACAGAGTACATAGTTGAAGATATCCTCTGCTGTCCTTTTGTAGAAGTTGTCGCCACTGCATTGAAAGGCTTCAAGACAGGAGATGGCCAGTTGGGCATTGTCGTAGAGCATCTTTTCAAAATGAGGAACATGCCAGCGTTGATCGGTGGAGTATCGGGCAAAACCTCCGCCACCTTTGCCGATAATGCCGAGATGATCGTGTATTCCTCCCTCCGCCATTTTATGAAGGGTGTGCAGTGCCATTCTGAGGGCCTTTTTGTCTCCTGTATGGTATGCGTGGTTGAAGAGAAAGTTAAGAAGGACAGGGCGAGGGAATTTGGGGGCTCTGCCGAATCCTCCGAACATGGGGTCGTAGTTTGCTTCAAGCCATTCGAAGCATTTTTTCTGAGCCATCTCAGCATCGGGCTGTGAGGAGGGAGTTGTCCTTGACACTGCACCAAGAGAGGCAAAAAAGCTGCCGGATTCGGAAATAATTTTTTCTCGCTCATTTTCCCAATATCGGGTAATGGTGATGAGGATGGTTTTAAATCCCGGCATACCGTAACGCTCTTCAGGAGGGAAATAGCTTCCTCCATAAAATGGATTCAGTTCGGGGGTAAGCCAGACCGACATTGGCCAGCCTCCACGTCCTGTGCTTGCTTGTACATAGCTCATGTAGAGGCGGTCGAGGTCGGGAAGCTCTTCGCGGTCTACCTTGACGGGTACGAAATGAGCATTCAGCAGTTTGGCAATTTCAGGGTTTTCAAATGATTCATCTTCCATGACATGGCACCAGTGGCAGGTGGAATAGCCCACCGACAGGAAGATGGGCTTGTTTTCCCCTCTTGCTTTTTTAAAAGCCTCCTCCCCCCATGCAAGCCACGCAACGGGGTTCAGTGCGTGTTGCAGGAGGTAGGGACTTTTTTCTGCTATCAGGCTGTTTGGCTTGTTTTCTGGTGAGGTCATTGGTCGGGTGTTGGTAGCATGGTGAACAATATATCGATAGATAACCATCAATGGATGGTTGAAAGTTCTTGAGAATTGAAACCATCTGTGAACTCAGCCTGTTCTATAAAGGTTGAGTTACAATAATTAACAATGGTTAATGATGCTTGTCAGGATAATGAAAAGCGCTTTGAGGGGGAAGGGGATAGCCGTTGCGGCTTTTCTTTTGCCTGCTCTTCTTCTTTTTTGTGGATGTGCAGGCAATAATGGTCTGTCGCCTTTGCCGGAGGAGCCTCGTTCAACTGTTCAACTGGAGAAAGGTATGCATTTTAATGAGTTGACGCCCGAAGAGGAGAGGGTGATTGTTTATAAGGGAACGGAAAGAGCATTTACGGGAAAGTACTCCGAGAGCAAGGAGAGGGGCACTTATCTCTGCAGGCGCTGTGACGCGCCATTATTTCGCTCTACGGACAAGTTTGAATCGGGCACCGGTTGGCCGAGCTTTGATGATGCTCTTGAAGGTGCAGTCAAACAGCTTCCTGAT
The DNA window shown above is from Pelodictyon phaeoclathratiforme BU-1 and carries:
- a CDS encoding thioredoxin domain-containing protein; translation: MVIYRYIVHHATNTRPMTSPENKPNSLIAEKSPYLLQHALNPVAWLAWGEEAFKKARGENKPIFLSVGYSTCHWCHVMEDESFENPEIAKLLNAHFVPVKVDREELPDLDRLYMSYVQASTGRGGWPMSVWLTPELNPFYGGSYFPPEERYGMPGFKTILITITRYWENEREKIISESGSFFASLGAVSRTTPSSQPDAEMAQKKCFEWLEANYDPMFGGFGRAPKFPRPVLLNFLFNHAYHTGDKKALRMALHTLHKMAEGGIHDHLGIIGKGGGGFARYSTDQRWHVPHFEKMLYDNAQLAISCLEAFQCSGDNFYKRTAEDIFNYVLCDMRSPQGGFYSAEDADTLLTHGSEQKQEGALYLWSADEIRETLADEELATIFSFTYGIRDEGNAEYDPHGEFNGKNILMQQATDEECADTFGKTVEEIRAALDDARTKLYHARSRRPRAFLDDKILTAWNGLMISALAKGYQVLHNETFLAAAREAANFILETLYDQANGRLLRRYRDGNAAIAGKAEDYAFLVQGLTDLYEASSEVRYLQIALQLAEIQNTLFYDNAQGGYFSTAIDDHTVPLRIKEEYDGAEPSANSISTLNLLRLAEMTGNEDFVRRAEETIKSCRIMLAENSSALPQMLVAKNFAEQRKVHLVFSGPLDSSSMNELRQTVYEQYLPGATMSHASKESAHIFPSHAAIIAKEDGNAKVYICIDKSCQPPTENPERLAAMLDSQFLHRPDSITW